A single window of Nicotiana sylvestris chromosome 5, ASM39365v2, whole genome shotgun sequence DNA harbors:
- the LOC138868450 gene encoding uncharacterized protein: MRRRDLEFQVDNWVFQKVSLMKGVMRFGKKGKLSPCYICPYRILRRIGDLSQELGIVHPVFHMSILKKFMRDPSLMVPTEIIGVKDSLSYEEIPVAILDRQICKLKTKEIASVKVIWRNQKVEEATCEAKEDMKSRYPYLFEEQKENVEGLAMFAYIILLPEFAC, encoded by the exons ATGCGACGTAgagacttagagttccaagttgatAATTGGGTGTTTCAGAAGGTATCGCtcatgaaaggcgttatgagatttgggaagaaggggaagcttAGTCCCTGCTATATTTGTCCATATAGAATCCTGCGAAGGATCGGAGACCTGTCACAAGAACTAGGTATTGTAcacccagtgtttcatatgtccatatTGAAGAAATTCATGAGAGACCCGTCACTTATGGTTCCTACAGAGATTATAGGGGTTAAAGACAGCCTGTCTTACGAAGAAATTCCAGTGGCTATTCTTGATCGCCAAATCTGCAAGCTCAAAACTAAGGAAATTGCTTCAGTAAAAGTGATTTGGAGGAATCAAAAGGTTGAAGAGGCTACATGTGAAGCCAAGGAGGACATGAAGTCCAGATATCCCTATCTCTTTGAAGAGCAAAAGGAAAATGTGGAAG GTTTGGCTATGTTTGCTTATATCATTCTTCtacctgagtttgcatgttaa